From Halanaeroarchaeum sulfurireducens, a single genomic window includes:
- a CDS encoding NAD(P)/FAD-dependent oxidoreductase, producing the protein MIAIVGGGLAGLAAAYRLQRRGESVHVYERAETVGGLAATYETAGDPIEKYYHHLSATEETIVDLIEELGLGDDLRWPIGGDAYYVDGVVHPLDTAWEIAAYPHLSLYDKFRLGMLVLGVDVRGGIPSRSSYERLEDYEDVPIRAFVLEHTTRGVYEHFFEPLLDAKFGSRKDDVSAAWLLGRVRFRGERDLLRGEPLGYLDGGFGRLTDALVDAIGDENVTTNASVTDVETAEDAVTGVGVAIDGERRRVDADAVVLATMPDVLEGLTGYQCAIEFQGTVCSVVSLSESLTDTYWLNIADEAPFGALIEHTNYVDESHYGGEHLLYVPKYVQSTDDEVWQMDDEAVEALWLDGIEALFPDFDRASVNWIRTARNPKTAPVYERGYLETVVPYDLSDAMADGVYYAGMGTRAQYPERSLDGAVVAGFTVADRISG; encoded by the coding sequence ATGATCGCGATCGTGGGCGGCGGTCTCGCCGGACTTGCCGCCGCCTACCGACTCCAGCGCCGGGGCGAGTCGGTGCACGTCTACGAGCGTGCGGAGACGGTCGGCGGACTCGCTGCGACCTACGAAACCGCCGGCGACCCGATCGAGAAGTACTACCACCACCTCTCGGCGACCGAGGAGACCATCGTCGACCTCATCGAGGAACTCGGCCTGGGTGATGACCTCCGCTGGCCGATCGGCGGCGACGCGTACTACGTCGACGGAGTGGTCCATCCCCTCGATACCGCCTGGGAAATCGCCGCGTATCCCCATCTGAGCCTCTACGACAAGTTCCGGCTGGGGATGCTCGTTCTCGGCGTCGACGTCCGTGGCGGGATCCCATCCCGTAGCAGCTACGAACGGCTGGAGGACTACGAGGACGTCCCCATCCGGGCGTTCGTCCTCGAACACACCACCAGGGGCGTCTACGAGCACTTCTTCGAGCCGCTACTCGATGCGAAATTCGGCTCCCGGAAGGACGACGTGAGCGCCGCCTGGCTACTGGGTCGGGTGCGGTTCCGCGGCGAACGCGATCTGCTCCGGGGTGAGCCCCTTGGGTACCTCGACGGCGGGTTCGGTCGGCTGACCGACGCGCTGGTGGACGCGATCGGCGACGAGAACGTCACGACGAACGCCAGCGTGACCGACGTCGAAACGGCGGAGGATGCAGTGACGGGGGTCGGCGTGGCGATCGACGGCGAACGACGGCGTGTCGATGCGGACGCCGTGGTCCTCGCGACGATGCCCGACGTCCTCGAGGGGCTGACGGGCTATCAGTGTGCCATCGAGTTCCAGGGCACCGTCTGCTCGGTCGTGAGCCTCTCGGAATCGCTGACCGACACCTACTGGCTCAACATCGCCGACGAGGCCCCGTTCGGCGCGCTCATCGAGCACACGAACTACGTCGACGAGTCCCACTACGGCGGCGAACACCTCCTCTACGTCCCGAAGTACGTCCAGTCGACCGACGACGAGGTCTGGCAAATGGACGACGAGGCCGTCGAGGCCCTGTGGCTCGACGGCATCGAGGCCCTCTTTCCCGACTTCGATCGGGCGTCGGTCAACTGGATACGGACGGCTCGCAACCCGAAGACCGCGCCGGTCTACGAGCGGGGATACCTCGAGACCGTCGTGCCCTACGACCTGAGCGACGCCATGGCCGACGGAGTCTACTACGCCGGCATGGGGACCAGGGCCCAGTATCCCGAGCGCAGCCTCGACGGGGCCGTCGTGGCTGGCTTCACGGTGGCAGACCGCATCAGCGGGTGA
- a CDS encoding DsrE/DsrF/DrsH-like family protein, producing MSDEEPTVEELQTQIAELEERVDEVTIETEDDTTKMTIVAVNGTLDMAYPTLILSSIAGAFGWNVTVFASFWALDMLHEEKHENLKLSSAGNPAMPMPNLLAVLPGMDAATTWMMKRRIDDLGTDTVPELIERALSVGVEFQACQMTMDLMDYDEDDFIDGVTTGVGAANALRNMSDSDVQLLV from the coding sequence GTGAGCGACGAGGAACCGACCGTCGAAGAACTTCAGACCCAGATTGCAGAACTCGAAGAGCGGGTCGACGAGGTGACGATCGAGACCGAAGACGACACCACGAAGATGACGATCGTCGCCGTCAACGGAACCCTCGACATGGCCTATCCCACGCTCATTCTGAGTTCGATCGCCGGGGCCTTCGGCTGGAATGTCACGGTCTTTGCCTCCTTCTGGGCGCTCGACATGCTCCACGAGGAGAAACACGAGAATCTGAAACTGTCCTCGGCGGGCAACCCGGCGATGCCGATGCCGAATCTGCTCGCCGTTCTCCCTGGGATGGACGCTGCGACCACGTGGATGATGAAACGCCGCATCGACGACCTCGGGACCGACACCGTGCCCGAACTCATCGAGCGGGCGCTGTCGGTGGGCGTCGAGTTTCAGGCCTGTCAGATGACGATGGACCTCATGGACTACGATGAGGACGACTTCATCGACGGGGTTACGACGGGTGTGGGGGCGGCCAATGCCCTCCGAAATATGTCGGACTCGGACGTTCAACTACTCGTGTGA